Proteins co-encoded in one Coregonus clupeaformis isolate EN_2021a chromosome 17, ASM2061545v1, whole genome shotgun sequence genomic window:
- the phactr4a gene encoding phosphatase and actin regulator 4A → MGQSASNAETVPQQHQQQPAQHNTDDEVDLQQSTTGSEGGNSSGGTPPSKRKGKFSSFGNMFKPWKWRKKKSSETFIETSIVLERKISVRRPRQELIDRGVLKELPENEGNNVNHSKDSVLKNGQPVPTDVDRVSESGVRVSRGEAGPGLNPTWLPQGEDPRRGSVPSDDPRSRSRVPSDASRSNRAPLDVDSHARLSAIDLERRSRLPSDVSERRGGSLPRGPAPEEGRHRREERRDGKEREDRERRDDRRDEKREDRERRDDRRDEKREDRERRDDRERKDDRYKRIDREKPDETRDDRDRRDDGEKRGEERDRRRSPPRAGKPEPLLKPIEEGRPVVRPHSEMELRQSLQKTSSEDLRSRVRPASESYSGSTLPRYMPSEETKGGETRGRAESTGVRFAPSHTPDPDSTRDSSSSRREPPPTKQAMLPPKSHPTITSSTEPGQTSTPHSSSFISSTSPTIAVAKPPRTVSLVISDDPPPTHSNPVPPARSSQVPPSSTTGESAAPPHVPPHAKQPPVPPPKPTNRNSNPTLLVSTLNRASRVHGPPPPHYWTSWRMQGELGLYLSLPTYLHRRQAEQACSAELSQAGSGVIVVPAPTRRSPPTPPKRMTPVTKHHSGDPSPEPETTGPSGFVPVPIPTVPVPPSTDRDDTRDTLRAVGFQLPTSDPAPAPRPLSHIPTSTPRSHPHLPLPNPASTPLPVPLPIPQKDPPSPTTEPPSHPPASVPAIPLHILIQRALCSPSPAQANPDGSQRAHSMLFESPPEFLTEAGGRHSLPVTIEPLRLPDDDDFDMEEELEKLHPRRMLPPQPPRQPELEPRSRRGLVVDPRVSVIPEGRGPGDSSEEDEDEETDSDGPILYRDDDEDEDDNPPSALASRVTRKDTLALKLERQQEREEQEGGEGQDGVGWQSKEQWETLKNKIGTTLNRRLSQRPTAEELEQRNILPARNEADIRAERSEIKRRLTRKLSQRPTIAELQARKILRFHEYVECTTTQDYDRRADKPWTKLTPSDKAAIRKELNEFKSSEMEVHEESRIYTRFHRP, encoded by the exons ATGATGAGGTGGACTTGCAGCAGAGTACaacagggagtgagggagggaactCATCAGGCGGAACCCCTCCCTCCAAACGCAAGGGCAAGTTCTCCAGCTTTGGTAATATGTTCAAGCCCTGGaagtggaggaagaagaagagcagTGAGACGTTTATCGAAACCTCAATAG TGTTGGAGAGGAAGATCTCAGTAAGGAGACCTCGTCAGGAGCTGATCGACAGAGGAGTGCTGAAAGAACTCCCAGAGAATG AGGGCAACAATGTGAACCATTCCAAAGATTCGGTGTTGAAGAATGGCCAGCCAGTGCCCACGGATGTTGACCGGGTCTCAGAGTCAGGGGTCAGGGTGTCCCGGGGGGAGGCAGGCCCAGGGCTCAACCCCACCTGGCTGCCCCAGGGAGAGGACCCACGCCGGGGCAGCGTCCCTTCAGATGACCCCCGGAGCAGGAGCAGGGTGCCCTCTGACGCCTCGCGCTCCAACCGAGCCCCACTGGATGTAGACTCACACGCCAGGCTATCGGCCATAGATCTGGAGAGACGGAGCAGACTGCCGTCTGACgtgtcagagaggagaggagggtcacTACCGAGAGGACCTGCTCCAGAGGAGGGGAGGCaccggagagaggagaggagagacgggaaAGAG AGAGAGGATCGAGAgaggagggatgacaggagagacgAGAAGAGAGAGGATCGAGAgaggagggatgacaggagagacgAGAAGAGAGAGGAtcgagagaggagagatgaccgGGAAAGAAAAGATGACCGGTACAAGAGAATCGATCGTGAAAAGCCAGACGAAACGAGAGATGATCGTGATCGCAGAGACGATGGGgaaaagaggggggaagagagggatcgGAGAAGGAGTCCTCCTAGGGCTGGGAAACCAGAGCCCCTCTTGAAACCTATAGAAGAGGGTCGTCCTGTGGTCAGACCCCACTCTGAGATGGAGCTAAGGCAGAGTCTCCAGAAGACCTCCTCAGAGGACCTCCGTAGCAGGGtccgccctgcctccgagtcttACAGCGGGAGCACCCTGCCCAGGTACATGCCATCTGAGGAGACCAAAGGAGGGGAGACCCGCGGACGAGCAG AGTCCACTGGTGTCCGCTTCGCCCCTAGCCACACCCCAGACCCTGACTCCACCcgtgactcctcctcctcccggaGAGAGCCGCCTCCTACCAAACAGGCCATGCTTCCTCCTAAGAGCCACCCCACTATCACCTCCTCCACGGAACCTGGCCAGACCTCCACTCCACACTCCTCCTCCTTtatctcctctacctcccctACTATAGCGGTGGCCAAGCCACCCAGGACTGTCTCCCTGGTCATCAGTGATGACCCTCCTCCCACGCACTCCAACCCCGTCCCCCCTGCACGGTCCAGCCAGgtacccccctcctccaccacgGGGGAATCGGCTGCTCCTCCCCATGTACCCCCCCATGCCAAGCAGCCACCTGTACCCCCACCCAAACCCACCAACCGCAACAGCAACCCCACTCTGCTTG TGTCCACATTGAACAGGGCCTCCAGGGTCCACggtccccctcctcctcactacTGGACTAGCTGGAGAATGCAGGGGGAGCTGGGCCTCTACCTTTCCCTGCCCACCTACCTCCACCGCCGACAGGCTGAACAAGCCTGCTCAG CGGAACTCTCTCAGGCTGGCAGTGGTGTCATCGTTGTTCCTGCCCCCACCAGGCGCTCTCCTCCCACTCCGCCCAAGAGGATGACCCCCGTCACCAAGCACCACTCTGGCGACCCGTCCCCTGAGCCAGAGACCACCGGCCCCTCTGGTTTTGTCCCAGTCCCCATACCTACTGTCCCCGTACCCCCCAGCACAGACCGAGACGACACCAGGGACACCCTCAGGGCAGTAGGGTTCCAACTACCCACCTCTGACCCTGCACCAGCACCCCGACCTCTGTCCCATATACCCACGTCCACTCCCAGGTCCCACCCCCACTTACCGCTCCCCAACCctgcctccacccccctcccagtccccctccccatccctcagAAGGACCCTCCCAGCCCCACCACAGAGCCGCCCAGCCACCCCCCAGCCTCAGTCCCAGCCATCCCCCTTCACATCCTGATCCAGCGGGCCCTGTGCTCCCCCAGCCCGGCCCAGGCTAACCCAGACGGATCCCAGAGAGCCCATTCCATGCTGTTTGAGTCCCCTCCAGAGTTCCTCACTGAGGCTGGAGGCCGACACTCCCTACCCGTCACCATAGAACCCCTCAGACT acctgatgACGATGACTTtgacatggaggaggagttgGAGAAGCTTCACCCCAGGCGGATGCTGCCCCCCCAGCCCCCCAGGCAGCCTGAGCTGGAGCCCAGGAGCAGGAGGGGTCTGGTGGTTGACCCCAGGGTCAGTGTGATCCCAGAGGGCCGGGGGCCCGGAGACAGCagtgaggaggatgaggatgaggagacgGACTCTGATGGACCCATCCTCTACAGAGACGACGATGAAGACGAGGACGACAATCCACCAA GTGCCTTGGCCAGCCGTGTGACCAGGAAGGACACCCTGGCCCTGAAGCTggagagacagcaggagagagaggagcaggagggaggagagggacaggacgGAGTCGGCTGGCAGAGCAAGGAGCAGTGGGAGACACTCAAGAACAAGATCGGTACCACGCTCAACAG GAGGTTGAGTCAGAGACCCACAGCAGAGGAGTTGGAGCAGAGAAACATCCTTCCAG CCAGGAACGAAGCTGATATCAGGGCAGAGAGGAGCGAGATCAAACGCAGACTCACCAGAAAG CTGTCCCAGAGGCCCACCATAGCAGAGCTTCAGGCCAGGAAGATCCTGCGTTTCCATGAGTACGTAGAGTGTACCACGACTCAAGACTACGACCGCCGTGCAGACAAACCCTGGACCAAGCTCACTCCCTCCGACAAG GCTGCCATCCGCAAGGAACTGAACGAGTTCAAGAGCTCTGAGATGGAGGTTCACGAAGAGAGCAGGATCTATACCAG ATTCCATCGGCCTTAG